In Limnochordia bacterium, a single genomic region encodes these proteins:
- a CDS encoding flavodoxin family protein — MKVCVVHGSPKKGNTYMATGIVMEELARQGSIEFSQFFLPQDMPHFCRGCFACIERGENKCPDVGYVQPILNSMREADGLIFTSPVYVLGETGAMKVLLDHFAYIYLAHRPMEEMFSKVALVISTAAGGGTGYAMGSMSRSLRFWGVPKVHKCGFALRAKEWEEMPDTKQDKYADTLRKQARKFYDSMARRRHARTPMFTRIVFTFLKGTISKYPDGNIDKEYWRQKGWLEGKNRPF; from the coding sequence GTGAAGGTATGCGTAGTCCATGGTAGTCCAAAAAAAGGTAATACATATATGGCAACGGGAATTGTCATGGAGGAATTGGCACGACAGGGCAGTATTGAGTTCAGCCAGTTCTTTCTCCCGCAGGACATGCCCCATTTCTGCCGGGGATGCTTTGCCTGTATTGAACGTGGGGAGAACAAATGTCCCGATGTGGGATATGTGCAACCTATTCTAAACTCCATGAGGGAAGCCGATGGGCTCATCTTTACTTCGCCTGTATATGTCCTAGGGGAGACTGGGGCAATGAAGGTCCTGCTCGACCACTTTGCTTACATTTACCTTGCCCATCGACCCATGGAGGAGATGTTTTCCAAGGTCGCCCTAGTTATATCCACTGCCGCTGGGGGAGGAACAGGTTATGCCATGGGGTCTATGTCCAGGAGTCTGCGCTTTTGGGGAGTCCCAAAGGTACACAAATGTGGTTTTGCCCTCCGCGCAAAGGAGTGGGAGGAGATGCCCGATACAAAGCAAGATAAATACGCAGACACCCTGCGGAAGCAGGCCAGGAAATTTTATGATTCAATGGCAAGAAGGCGACATGCGCGTACCCCTATGTTCACTAGGATCGTCTTCACCTTTCTAAAAGGCACGATCTCTAAGTATCCCGACGGAAATATCGATAAGGAGTATTGGAGGCAGAAAGGATGGTTAGAGGGCAAGAACAGACCCTTCTAA